AACACTTCACTGACTCACACACTAATAACTGTTCATTAGGCAAGAGTACAATAAAGCTCATGGAGTGATAAGAGTACACAAATATATTGGTTATCAGCTTAAAAATAACTTTGGCACTGTATgaattatcgtgtgtgtgtgtgtgtgtgtgtgtgtgtgtgtgtaattcactgtttgatctgctgcagtctctgacgagacagccaggcgttacccccacggaacgagctcagagctcattgtttccgatcttcggataggcctgagaccaggcacacaccacacaccgggacaacaaggtcacaactcctcgatttacatcccgtacctactcactgctagatgaacaggggctacacgtgaaaggagacacacccaaatatctccacccggccggggaatcgaaccccggtcatctggcttgtgaagccagcgctctaaccactgagctaccggactgtgtgtgtgtgtgtgtgtgtgtgtgtgtgtgtgtgtgtgtgtgtgtgtgtgtgtgtgtgtgtgtgtgtgtgtgtgtgtgcacgcgcacTAAAGTAACTCGGCTAACTATCACAAGGTTCCTCTGTAAACATCTACTTCCCAGTGATCAGAAGGTAAAAAACACATGAACCAGAATGACACCTTTGTGAAGCAACCTGCACTAAACAAACACTAACGGTGAAGGGAGGGATCGAGGTTCTCTTccaaagataaacacacaacacaatgaTCAACACACCCCATGTCAACACAACCATTTGTGCTGCAACACCTGTGTCACACCAACACTACCCTGCAGAGTCGTGATTGGATGAGAGAATGCAATGAGGGTTTGGTccatatttagaaacacttTGGGTTCTCActaggactattttcaaagactacagagatacTTAGTAGAGTTTTCAAAGAGGTGTTGTACCAGTGATGCTGTAGAAGCCTTGCTAAaaatctgtctctctatctcacaCACTTGCACATATTCACACTCTTAGCTCTATAaatcaagtagtagtagtagtagtagtagtagtagtagtagtagtagtagtagtagtagtagtagaagtagaagtagaagtagaagtagaagtagtaggagtagaagtagtaggagtaggagtaagagtaggagtagtaagagTAGGAATGGTATTGGCACATTTCTACATGAGGTAGCTCAGTAAtagcactacacacacacacacacacacacacacacacacacacacacacacacacacacaccgcaaggCCTGACAGCATACACTGGTTTGTATATTGTTCAACACAGGATGATGAAAACACCTTTCAAAACCCTGGTAACATCCACAAGAGCCTGTTGAAAGTAATCAAGACAAGACACCTAAAAGTTTGAAAATGCAGTCCTTTGAGCAACATTTGGATATGATAAAATATGCCAGCAATGCCTCCCTTTTGTAATGATATggatctccaccaccaacaccaccacaaacaccataaCCTGCAGTGGTGACAAATGCAAGGCAGACACATTGTGAGTGAGtcagtagaaaaaaaactataataaaaaataaaaaataaaaaataaactctaAATGACTGAGAACTGCAAAGCTCCTGAAGAAACACAAGCCTCTTTACCTCTTCAGCAAGTCCTCAAACTCACTCATTGCTAGATTAGAAGTTCCAAACCCAATACTGAGCCGGTCGCCTTCCTGCTCTTTGCCAGCACCATTCTGCTGACTACCGACCCCACTCAGGATGGCGCTGATCTTGCTGCCATCCTCGCCACGACTCACCGACGGTCCGAGGGTTGAGTCGGAGTGAAATTCTGAGTTTAGTGCACCTGAGAATGTGAGCAACGGCATGGAGTGTTCTCCGCGGCCCTGCGAGGCATCCAGTTTCAAGGTGAGGTTAGTGTGTGGGTTGAGAGTACCGCCCACCACAGTGCCGTAGTCCTGAGCGGTAAGGCTGACCCCTGGTGTGTGTAAGCTCTCTGGTGTCATGAGCTGAGGGTTGTTGCCACTGACACCCTCCTGGTACAAATGAGGACCCAGAGTGTTCTCCTGGCCCTGGCTGATGCTGGCCGTGGCCTCCTGCAGCTTGAAGAGCATCTCGCTGAGGTCGGTGGTGTCTCCTGACGTGTCCAGCAGCTTGGGGGCGTCACAGCCGTCACCGCTGCAGCCCACCACTAGCTCTGTGCCCTCCCTGAGTAGCCTGGGAAGGTCCTCTGCAGTGATGTCCATGTCTCCCAATGGCATCTGCTGCATGCTGACCTGCGACATGGTGGTGGGGATGAAGGAGGTGTCCATGGAGGtgagaggcaggcaggggaCCAGTGTGGGTGGGGATGTGCTGTGGGTGGAGAAACTGGGGATCTCCATGGACAAACTGGAGGTAGGGGTGCTGCAGGGCGCTGGGTGGGccgtggtgagtgtggtgctgctgctgctggccgccacacactcactcaggtGTGGCAGGGTGACGGGAAGTGGTGCGACAGACAGCTGTGCGATGGGCAGTTGTGTGATGGGCTGCGGTGTGCCAGCAAGCATGGAAGGCGCAGACTGTACTGTGACAAGACTGGCGCTGCTGACTGGGGCCAGCTGGCCAGACAGGCTGTATGGAGGCAGCTCAAGGTCACATGCTGCTGCCTCCAGTGCTGAGCTGACACAGTCCAAGCTGCTGCCAAACTGACCCTTCTTGCTGGACATGACACCTGCCCCTGCCACCATGTCAGCCTCCAGAGGGATGCCAGAGACAGTCTGCTGGTGCACCACTTCCTctgcttctgtctctctcttctttggcgGTGACTCTGTGTCATCGCTGCCTTCATCCTCCAGGGAGCGCTTCCCAAAGCTGaccaaggaaggggaggaacccATTGGACACAAGTAGGAGCCCACACCAGGCACTGGGGACTCCTGCACCACTGGGGAGGGCGGGGAGGAGGGGCGCTGACGCAGCTGGTACTCACAGCTTCTCACCCCAAAGATGCTGGCAATATAGTCAGACACCTGCCAAACAAACAAGATAGACACACATCTGATCAAACAAGAGTAATAAACCTGCATTTCAAAGGTTTTTTGTTCCCTTAAGCCAGAACCAATCTTACATATACTCAAGAACAATAACATCCAATGACAACCTCCTGCACACTGTGAGAAATTAAAtcacaacaaacaataaaaatataccTCAaagtttccattttcctcttgctTGACAGCCatggcagtggaggaggaggaagatgaggaggcagggaaggaggaagaggaggagtcaccCTTGGCCACCACATCCTCTCCTCTTGGCACATCCTGGCTATCACTGGCACTAGGAGTCTGTGAAGCACCATTCCCTGGCACTCCTTCACCCCCACCTTCACACAacttgcctccctcctcctcctgctgggcTATGGTAGGTCTTGGCAGTGGCTCTGTCTGGCTGAACAGTTCCTCCTGGCACTCCTTCAGCAAGTCCTCCAGCAGGCGCAGTCTCTCCTGCCACTGTGGCCAGCCACCCTCCCGGTCCACACGCAGACACAGCTGCTGCCAGGGACTCAGGTTCTCAAAGAGTCGCTGCCCCACAGCAGTCTGGATGTCCTGTGAGGTGTAGGCACTCAGGATCTGTGGGCAGGGAGCAGGTCAGTGGGTGTGCATGGCTAGGAGGCTGGGATGCTGCACCTCCTCCAACCCTAAGACAAGACAACAGGTAAAACAGTCACACTCACAGCACTCTGAatgccacaacaccacaccaaacatATCCTCACCTTCTCCAGGACCTTGGTGGGGTTGGCAGGCGGGGGAGCCACGGCCGCTGCACTGGTGGAGGACACCTTGGCTGGCCGCCCCCTCCTGCCGCGGCGagccctccccttccttctgccACGCCCTCGTCTGGCCTTTGCCGTCATCTGCAGTGGGTCCTCAGCCTCGAGCTTGACATCTAGCAGGTCCTCAGGGGCTTGGTGggcctcctgctggtggtgtggCAGGGCAGTCAGTGTCTCCATGGGCAGGCCAGGCTCTCCACTGGTCTCTGAGGCGGGGGTGCCGGGCGTGGGACTCAGAACGGACTTGTGTATCTCACTGCCCTCGCCTCCCTCAGCCCCCTTGGCGTCCGAGAGAGTCTTGATGGCGGAGTAGGACTGCTTGGGGTCGGTTGGGGACGGTGGAAGCTTGCGGCAGTGGTCAGGGAACTTGCGGTAGTGTGCTTCGATGCGCCCCATGTACAGCTTGCCGCAGGTGGCACATGTGTAGCGCAGGCGTGTCAGGGGTGGCATCCCCCTCTTCTTGCGCCGTGGCAGGTCAGCATACACTGCAGCCAAGGAGTGAGCAGGAGCATTAGCAGGCACAAAACTGACATCATTCTTTCCTGAACCAAATGTCCAACATATGAATGAGCCAAAGAGTAAGTATAAAgactaacaaacaaaaaactcacataattttttctttttctaaatatacaatacataaatgaatCAAAGAGTCAGTATAAAGATTAAAAGACACAAAACTCATGTCATTCTTTCCTGAACCAAATACAGTATTATAATATGTGAATGAATCAAAGAGTGAGTTTATATATTAACAGATCCAGCATTgcactcattctttctctctcactctcacttttcaaCACCACATGTATGAATTTTCCTCCCActttcccagcctctcacacacTCCACTCACCCGGTTCAGGCGCCTTCTCTGCCTCGGAGGGAACATAATCCTCATAGTCCAGGTAACCAAAGCTGCTGGAGTCCTTCTTCTTGATGTCATCATTGAAGTTGACTGGGTGCAGGTGCTTGAAGTCTTTCATCATGTGGCGTGGTGGACGAGAGATGCGACCAGACCGAGTGCGGGAGACTggcttcttcttcccttcagtcTCCTCCTGTGGGGCGGCAGAAGGAGAACACTGTCTTTGGGAGTCGTGAGGTAATGAGGTAATGAGGAGAGACTCAACACTAactaacatgattactgagtccgtggTTGATGAAaggaacagactcagtaatcatgttggtagtgctgagtcaatagggagccttAAAAGaggattagacaaatttatcgATGAGGATGACAGAGATGGCattaggtagctttgctcatacaggacTATTGGAATGAAATTGgaatgaaaggtaaagaaattaaattaaaaagtTCCTCCCTTTACTGTAACATAGCAGAAGGTTGGCAGGAAAAACAAGCAGGGAATATTAAACTGtaaaaataactataaaaaaataaaataaaaatgagagacacAACAGAGATAGAGGTAAAGAAgatgaatgtgagagagagagagagagagagagagagagagagagagagagagagagagagagagagagagagagagagagagagagagagagagagagagagagagagagagagagagagagagagagagaaagcaaagagtaAGCAGAGACTGTGATGGAGGtcaaaatgcataaaaataactataaaaaaaaaggcagaaaagggataaagaaaaaaaaaaaggacaaatgaaaaaaaaaggagagagagatagagagaaagcaagataaaaacaaataacttGACAATTGtgataacaaaatataaaaaaagagatagaaaaacaaagaaaaaaaataacaatagtggtagcaaaatacaaaaaaggagagagatagagatagcaaaaaaaaaaaataaataaataataataataatagtgttaatacaaaaaaaaaaaaaaagacaaagtaagcaaaaatacaaaaaataataataggtgataaaaaaaatgaaaagaaaaaaaatagaaaggaaggaaagatgaaaaataacttaataacaatgacaataaaaaaaagaagaaagatacaaagaaaataatacaatgataactgaataataacaaaaaagaaaaaaaacaaaagatacgaaggaaataaggataaagaaaaaaaaacttaataaaaataacaaaatgacacaaatgacaaaatacacaaaaaaaaaaaaggaagatacaaagaaaataaagataaaaaataacaataataatgataacaaaacacaaaccatGAAATCTTCCTCCACCATTTCTTCCTGAGCAGGGCGGACTTTCCTCCAGTCCTTGggtttcctccccctcctcttctcctccaggAAGACTGTCTGTCCCTCCcaagtgtcctcctcctccttcatgccaCAGCCtgggtcttcctcctcctttgtcatgccctccagctcctcctcttcctcctcctcctcctcctcctcaggcaaGACATCCTCAGGGTACAccacctgggagagagagagagagagagagagagagagagagagagagagagagagagagagagagagagagagagagagagagagagagagagagagagagagagagagagagagagagaatgagggttTATCTTTAAACTTATTCTTAATGagcataatacacacacacacacacacacacacacacacacacacacacacacacacacacacacagcttgaaTGAtaagattgtaacagcagaaagtgagcataaatttaagtaaaagtaaaataaaattagatatggagacaggttgACTAGGAGTCCCTTTCGAACCCTGTActacacaactaggtaaataagactaggtaaatactactaggtaaatacacatatgaTGCAAAacatggtaaaaagaaaaataatgatgatggaaagataacaaaacaactgaaatgagaacaaaaaaTGCAGAAACATTAATGACAACcaccacgtaaaaaaaaaaaaagagagagagagagagagagagagagagagagagagagagagagagagagagagagagagagagagagagagagagagagagagagagagagagagagagagagctgcctacCTTATACACAATCTTCATGTTAGTCTTGGGGTCGTATATCTCGTCATGGTGTGAGGTGGGGGGTGCTGTGATGCGCCGCTGCTGCAGGAGGGCGGTGATCTGCTCCAGCTGCCTCTCCTGCACTGGCTGTAGTGCCTGAAAGGTGTTGCCCTATGGAGAAAAGCTGGGTTATATaaggtcaagtgtgtgtgtgtgtgtgtgtgtgtgtgtgtgtgtgtgtgtgtgtgtgtgtgtgtgtgtgtgtgtgtgtgtgtgtgtgtgtgtgtgtgtgtcagtaaatgatctatctatctatctgtgcttagttgagtgtgtgtgaattttcTAACTTTTTACAATCTgtctatgttaggttaggttgggttaggctaggttaggttaggtcacattTTTGTATTCCAGCATTTACTGAAAGGAAACAAATGGATCAATATAGAAACCAATAGAGACATTTGTGAGATGGACCAATGTGCAGCTgcagcatgcacacacacacacacacacacacacacacacacacacacacacacacacacacacacacacacacaaacacacacacctgctgcacCAGCTGTATGGGGTTCTCGCTGGAGCCGAGGGGCTTGGTGCTGTCACCGCCTGGCAGGTGCACAGCAAAGGGCGTGTCGTCACCACCGGAGGAGCAGTACACAATGGAGGTGAGGCTGGT
This sequence is a window from Portunus trituberculatus isolate SZX2019 chromosome 34, ASM1759143v1, whole genome shotgun sequence. Protein-coding genes within it:
- the LOC123512727 gene encoding LOW QUALITY PROTEIN: uncharacterized protein LOC123512727 (The sequence of the model RefSeq protein was modified relative to this genomic sequence to represent the inferred CDS: deleted 2 bases in 1 codon), which translates into the protein MSKTVLVLNGQTVILTSDAADTVVQGATPLHTPMLEQAPVPARHGPEAAQDGQPEVLQVRVQGHEVPGFMVAPGGGGEAALHKVIGGQPQHTLPGMEEGQQALVGGSVVSEGGFLQLPVAPTQGTASLGEHQGGGLGGEVFTITTDRLGQGQDDTQDLQSLADLVHLPLAAPGVKGPPGSLEHKEGSQGLEQNQGHGQGQSEGGSLSTLVAIIQAEDGTTHTIELTPEEACRLDLLSTVTTTTTTTTTTATTTLQHLADCPSSLVATVAGEQHSRQAVEEEARGLPLAKECSTVFTEGPAGAGDLGGEGEGEGDVSLGPFLLIPEYNSDGSVSTVLQLAGTEAEAAAATAVPVTPAVSSDVHHTTTAATTMTTITTTTSTAVTTTTTTTTTSLSFTDLKKPAATTTATTATTTSAATTTPFPRSGQGMQRIRLPLAAPVGTTTARTHSVLRGKTPEWQAVALVPGAGPRVSHRVSGTTYLRDIAKRTKFRNLTSFLEGKEDSVGPCEAPLAPSNPCLTSAQLQCHSWSQFAEDSANSSSHHQDSAGISTPRLASLPSHTVVQEVPPTSRDGTLTIRVSTGPINATTTATTITTGTTTATALLHPSPPPSLPPPPLPTLPLLPPPPPPLPPPPPISTATPSIKCAEFLDSVGSSTLATSDSTSLTSIVYCSSGGDDTPFAVHLPGGDSTKPLGSSENPIQLVQQGNTFQALQPVQERQLEQITALLQQRRITAPPTSHHDEIYDPKTNMKIVYKVVYPEDVLPEEEEEEEEEEELEGMTKEEEDPGCGMKEEEDTWEGQTVFLEEKRRGRKPKDWRKVRPAQEEMVEEDFMEETEGKKKPVSRTRSGRISRPPRHMMKDFKHLHPVNFNDDIKKKDSSSFGYLDYEDYVPSEAEKAPEPVYADLPRRKKRGMPPLTRLRYTCATCGKLYMGRIEAHYRKFPDHCRKLPPSPTDPKQSYSAIKTLSDAKGAEGGEGSEIHKSVLSPTPGTPASETSGEPGLPMETLTALPHHQQEAHQAPEDLLDVKLEAEDPLQMTAKARRGRGRRKGRARRGRRGRPAKVSSTSAAAVAPPPANPTKVLEKILSAYTSQDIQTAVGQRLFENLSPWQQLCLRVDREGGWPQWQERLRLLEDLLKECQEELFSQTEPLPRPTIAQQEEEGGKLCEGGGEGVPGNGASQTPSASDSQDVPRGEDVVAKGDSSSSSFPASSSSSSSTAMAVKQEENGNFEVSDYIASIFGVRSCEYQLRQRPSSPPSPVVQESPVPGVGSYLCPMGSSPSLVSFGKRSLEDEGSDDTESPPKKRETEAEEVVHQQTVSGIPLEADMVAGAGVMSSKKGQFGSSLDCVSSALEAAACDLELPPYSLSGQLAPVSSASLVTVQSAPSMLAGTPQPITQLPIAQLSVAPLPVTLPHLSECVAASSSSTTLTTAHPAPCSTPTSSLSMEIPSFSTHSTSPPTLVPCLPLTSMDTSFIPTTMSQVSMQQMPLGDMDITAEDLPRLLREGTELVVGCSGDGCDAPKLLDTSGDTTDLSEMLFKLQEATASISQGQENTLGPHLYQEGVSGNNPQLMTPESLHTPGVSLTAQDYGTVVGGTLNPHTNLTLKLDASQGRGEHSMPLLTFSGALNSEFHSDSTLGPSVSRGEDGSKISAILSGVGSQQNGAGKEQEGDRLSIGFGTSNLAMSEFEDLLKR